The Pseudomonas fluorescens genome includes a window with the following:
- a CDS encoding DeoR/GlpR family transcriptional regulator, which produces MNLPPRQQQILELVRERGYVSIEEMAQLFVVTPQTIRRDINQLAEVNLLRRYHGGAAYDSSVENTAYAMRADQMRDEKQRIAEAIAAQIPDHASLFINIGTTTESIARALLNHNHLKVITNNLHVASILSAKDDFEVLIAGGNVRRDGGVVGQASVDFINQFKVDFALVGISGIDEDGSLLDFDYQEVRVSQAIIANARQVLLAADSSKFGRNAMVRLGPISLIDCLVTDQQPVPALAQLLSQHKIRLEVV; this is translated from the coding sequence ATGAATCTGCCTCCCCGCCAGCAGCAAATCCTCGAACTGGTCCGCGAACGCGGCTATGTCAGCATCGAGGAAATGGCGCAGCTATTCGTCGTCACCCCGCAAACCATTCGCCGCGATATCAACCAACTGGCGGAGGTGAACCTGCTGCGTCGCTACCACGGCGGCGCCGCCTACGATTCAAGCGTGGAAAACACCGCCTACGCCATGCGCGCCGATCAGATGCGCGACGAGAAGCAACGCATCGCCGAAGCCATCGCCGCCCAGATCCCCGATCATGCCTCGCTGTTCATCAACATCGGCACCACCACCGAATCCATTGCCCGGGCGCTGCTCAATCACAACCATCTGAAGGTCATCACCAATAACCTGCACGTGGCTTCGATCCTCAGTGCCAAGGACGACTTCGAAGTCCTGATCGCTGGCGGCAACGTACGGCGTGACGGCGGCGTGGTGGGCCAGGCGAGCGTCGACTTCATCAACCAGTTCAAGGTCGACTTCGCCCTGGTGGGCATCAGCGGGATCGATGAAGACGGCAGCCTGCTGGACTTCGACTATCAGGAAGTACGGGTTTCCCAAGCCATCATCGCCAACGCCCGGCAAGTGCTGCTGGCGGCGGACTCCAGCAAGTTCGGGCGCAATGCCATGGTCCGCCTGGGCCCCATCAGCCTGATCGACTGCCTGGTGACCGACCAGCAACCGGTGCCGGCCCTGGCGCAGTTGCTGAGCCAGCACAAGATTCGCCTGGAAGTGGTCTGA